The DNA segment ATCGTAATTGTGCCGTGTATTTGCAAATAAACAAGGGCCCTTTCCTAAATGTTATCatatcttttatctttttaaaattgaagtataattgtaattttatatatatccttTTACATTGTATGTAGtcaaatatataacagaaaaaaagtattatgTTGTATTCCACATGTTCCATGCAGACTTTCGATATATAAATTGTGTAGTTCTATTCAAGATGACACCTTACCAGATCAACTTACAGATGCTATTGATCAGCCAACATACTCAGTTGTAGATGGTGCTTCTCAGCGAGGAAAGCGTAAGCTGGTTGATGTAGATGGATATACTTACACAGTAAAGGTAGGTTTTATAGTAAATATTCTCTTGACCATTCTATATTGTGTAGATAATTATCTGATTTTTGATAAGCTACAAAAATATTGAGTATGTTTTAATTGTACTGATTAGTTGAagatgataatataaaaaagaagatatggtattattgccaatgagacaactatccataaaagaccaaaatgacataaacattaacaactataggtaaccgtacggccttcaacaatgagcaaagcccataccacatagtcagcatgccccgataagacaatgtaaaacaattcaaactagataagcatgtatatatatatatatacaggggcgtagctagaaaGAAACGACGTGGAAGCAAGTTCtgatgtcaatttcatcatggaacactttctcTACAATGAGGGGTtcattaaggttcatcataacaaacggacaaatatggctgtatttacatgccaaaaattactctgagtacagacttacctgtaaagttggaaaagttttaatgcctagcatccactagatataaaaaagttaaatccattttgtgtttcagaaagataagatctcttttggattttgatgggcattttttttccttcatgcaaAAGGTGTGAAAATTGACTAAGTTGTGGAACAACTATGAGATGCTCCCTCAGGTAAAAAAccggtttgtattgttttcattgtcctTAATTGACCTGGACACCAGGTATCTTCACAACTATAGGTGAGTTAAagagtttatctgagtcagtgagtggacagtatcaaagtaatgcaggtgtttgtttatttttgcaccttctgaagaaaggaaaaaaaatgcccagcaaaaaccaagaaagattttatctttcttaaacacaaaatgcatttaacttttatatatctagtggatgctaggcattaaaacttttcaaacagcacaggtaagtctgtacacagAGTAGTTCTTGAGGTAAAAATAcggccatatttgtccatttgttatgatgaaccttaagggATGCAAATAagcttgatatttatgttacgatttaaaaaaacatcaatatactaatttaagttgcagtataaaaacaatatttagtcaatatcacaaaaataaaaacttgtttgTAACCAACGAAGTtcgtataatattgtattaaaatggaaTTCTGAGGTTTTCTATTCTATTGTCTTTGATTCAGGGAGTCAACATGGCAGCTCCTTCAttacgaaatgtcaattttggatttgacggtagcttacgagaaaacatgtaaattaaaaatcggAAATATTGGGTTTgagaattaaacatattttttctagcGGTTATTAACGAAATAATTAATGCAAGTTAAAGATGTACGAGAATATTTGAGCTTGATCTAACAaggagtaaaaaagaacagctcCACACACGGCATACCAACCCTCGCTTCAGtatttaaattaacttatttgtcctaagctaacgctcaggataaaattcgaatatcacggcccaggccatgtgtaaatttccaacaaatctatggcttccatgaattatttcttcaaTAAATCTTCTGAAtagaataacaaataaacaactcatatttttgataagaatttactcaaaattgtccaaaatctgCTCTTTGGGTCTTGGAAGAAAGAAACTTCTCTATTACTTTGTCAATATTCACACTGAAATCCCGATGAATATGCAGTAATGCTATGTAACTGTCGTTGTTCATTGTTGATcgtacatttgttttcaattacatATGTAGTACCGTGACTGAAAGATCTCCATCATGGTATGGTAGCACTCGAGAGATGTTATAAACCAGCGTACGCGTATGATGGAGATCTTTCAGTCACGGTACTACATatgtaattgaaaacaaatctcAATATTGTCTGAGACATACGAAACTGACCTGTCATGGCATCGAGCGACCTTCCAAATTGAATTCGTCAAAATTACATGACAGGTCAGTTTCGTATGTCTCAGACAATATTGAGATTTGTGATATTTCCTACATTATGATGAAGCAGATACAGCCCAAAGAAGATAATACTTGAAGTGACTCCACTTTCCTGTTCCCTTATCATATGGTCTAAAAACGCTAAAAATAATAAGACTGATTTCCAATAATGGTTTGGCCATGGTTGCAGGGGGATTGACTCCGGTAGTTTGTCGACCACTTCGCCTCTGCATATTTAAACGATATCGAAGGGATCTAATAATTCTAATGCCGATTGGTACATCTCATTTCAAACTGATGAACTGTACACTGTGAAATATTCTCCAAAACTACATGTCTTAGactgaatataaattcaaatcttgtaaaaGTTACCTCCTgatcttgtaatttttttttattttgaaaccaaatgtcgttatttaatgatatattttattaattaaaaagttgacaACATAGTTGTTtcctttaacattcaatttataaatttggaTTTTGCCATTTCTTTTTTGCATGCCGAATCAATGTACACGCAACTGCGTGTAAGTGTATATGGAGCCACGATCTTTTCTGCATGACTCGAACAGCTTCATCAACACTTGTAACTATAGGTTGTCAAACTAATATCCAGGACACCAACAGTCTCCgacattaaacaaatattataatcataatAGTCTAAGATAATACATGCATCATCACGCGTCGCTGTCCGATTCCAATTGACAACTcatttctctctctctctctctcttcatttcttttttttttttttttttttgtgaaaatgacGTGGATGCACGTACTGTCGTGCTTCCGGGTAGCTACGCCCCTGATATATATTTGTCCTGTATGATCAGATATTTGTAATGCTATTTTTACCCATCAGATAATTGTTGatgagatttttattttttacatatgtatgaaaatgacaataactaatttttatatatttaataaagcattcattattaatttcaaaaacagaaAGGTGATTCAACAACCTGGTGGTGTTCAGTTCGCAACAAGACAACCAGTTGTTTTGCTACTGTCTTACAGAAAGGTGACAACTTTACTGCTGGTCGTAAATCCCACTGTCATACTGCAAACCCTAGTACTGTTACAGCAGTCAAGATTACAGCTCAGgtatttctattttactttCCTTCAATCATACACAATGCTAATACAATAAATAGAATCAGATTATGAATGAGACAGTTGTCctgaacatgaatgaaatatttgccactggacgttaagcaaccaccACTCAGACTCAGACAAGACAGCTATTCTTTAGATCAACCAAAAATATGTTGATGTTCGCAAGACAAGTgtcaaaatgtatacatttttcattaaaaacagattataattaactttcgttttttttttacctattctattattttcattaattagtACTTGTGTATatcatttttacattatttcttCATATTTCAGGCTAATAAATCAGGCTCGCCAAGATGTCTTCAGGTCTGCAGGTGCTATTGTAGAGACAGCTATCCTCCAACATTCAGACCCATCCCAACCAGCAGGTAGCAGTATAGAGACGGGGATTTAACCGCAAGTCAACTTATCCGAATGTGTGGTTTGTTGAACGGTCGGTCTGCGGATTAAAAGACATTTCGTTTTCTGAATGAAAACCGCTCAATGGTTAATTATGTGATTGAACAGTATTGAACATTTATTGAACATGTAAACTTTTTGAGATGAACAGTTATATGAAATGAATTTGATTCagataaatcaaattatttaatgtATTGTTATTCTTATCTGTTATTGATTATAgtatctaataaaaaatatataaatcttttgCAATTTGCTTTATACATGCATATGCTTTCTGGTTTCAAAACTATTAGAAATGCATTCAATATACGAAAtaagacatataaaaaagaagatctcGTATCATTgcttatgagacaactcttcacaagagaccaaaatgacacagaaatgaacaactataggtaatcGTACAGTCTTCAACCATGAGCAAAACCCacccatacctcatagtcagtaaaacaattcaaaccgaAAACGAACTGACTGCcatacttatataaaaaaagaacaaaaaacaaagtgttaacacatcaacaaacaacgtGTTTATGGCaatattcagtaaaaaatctctCCAAATATTCTAAGGATCGAGCACACTTTGACacttgaggatttttttttagatataaatccTATCAGTAGATAAATCAGTaggtaaataataaaatatgaagcattataatgttaaaaatattttctactaACACGAAAAAACTAAGACATGTTCAACGCaatgttcagtaaaaaatatccttttcatATTCTATGGATCTACCTCAGGGTAAACTGGGATACTTCAAGGagttaaaatatccatatctatGGATATAAACGTAGAAAACTTATATTATaatgctaaaaaaatattgggtaCGACTGAGTAGAAGTACGAGTTGGTAGAAGTATGAGTTGGCTGAGTACGAGTTGCCGAAAGTACGAGTTGACATGTATCCACTGCAGAACagtgtgaaaaatattttaaaatcatatacaatgtatatatacatgtaagactGTCAAATTGATAAATCGGTCCTTTCTGAAGTTTCTGGTATGTAATAAAATGTGTGCAGTCACACATGTACAGGAAAGTGAAAGTTGTCTTCACTGGATTATTTAGCTAAAATAAGGAATGTGTAACTTGAAaaatgttataacatgtactaTGTCTGatgaatacaaacaaaaacatagcaAGAAACcccaaattataaaacataaaatagtatgGAAATATTGAAAAGGGCACAagattttaacacattttgttggtaatatacaaataacagcAATGAACAGGAATGCATAGAATTACTTATATATGATAATTAAATTACTTTGCTTGACAAGAACTTTTGCAAGTTGATTTAATTGTAGACctgaaaaatgtaattatattaaaacaaaacatgaaaagttGATAACTGATTAattagaaacaaattaaaattcatgacTTTTTTCTCAGATGGTATGTCTGTATGTTTAAGaaaatgatgtttaaaaaaatgacagtaTATGACTATTTGCTTTGTGTTAGATTTCTTAGCTTGTTATATTCTGTAATTTGTTGACATTAATcttcattaatattttgaatgatttttctTGCAGCTGATCGCATGAAGTATGAAGAATTTGGATTTCTGGATAAAGATGTTGTCAATATAGACAAAGTGATTGATTCCATGCATGAGCtggtatgtacatgtaaatatcaTGCCAtgtaaaataatacatatttacTATACCATACTAGATATACCAAACATACTCAACATGTTGACTGACCAGTATACCAAATACAAATTAGACACTTCAAaactactgtgaaagtacttttatttgtggggaaccaattttcgtggcttttGCGGATGACAacatccacgaatttaagtgtccaacgaaataaaacaaccattatCCAAATAaaagacatggaaagatccccatgtaggtttgactactgatatgatctagggaatatttttgaaatctgagatactataataGTAGTTACCTGGCAACTATAAGCATAATTTTACAATTCAAGATACTTTTACAgcatttgtttacatgtatgtTACTGTTTTCTGTAGATGAGATGTTTATGGCCTAATAATGGTCTGTAATCCGTTGATCACTCTATCTGGGCAAGGAATTGTTTAgatatacaattccttgatcTGGGTTAATTAGTTTGTTCACAACGATTTACACAGGTCAATAAGATTGAgattggaaatggggaatgtatcaaagagacaacaacccgacaatagtataaacaacagcagaaggtcaccaacaggtcttcaatgtaacgagaaattcccgcaccagaggcgtccttcagctggccccataacaaatatataattgttcagtgataatgaaccccatacttatttccaaattgtatacaagaaactaaaattaaaataatacaagactaacaaagaccagaggctcctgacttgagacggGCGCAAAAATGTGTcaaggttaaacatgtttatgagatctcaaccctcccctatacctctagccaatgtagaaaagtaaacgcataacaataagtacatttaaaattcaattcaagagaagtccaagtctgatgtcagaaaatgtaaccaaagaaaataaacaaaatttcaattatacaaaaataacaacagactactagcagttaactgacatgccagctccagacttcaattaaactgattgaaagattatgatttcatcatatgaatatcaggcacaatccttcccgttaggggtttagtatcataccatcataacatatatgattaTATGGTAtgcaatgtttactttgcaatttccttcaatccaggCAATTTGTAACCTTCATTTCTTATGgttaactttttcaattttaattttaagaaaactaaaatccacaaatttaaaaacccaTGAACATGCAAATGTTGCTCAAAccaagaaaattgatacccatgaaTTAAAGTATTTCACAGTATATAAATCTAGAAAATAACACAACAAATATGTTTTGCATTTGCTGTTCCGATGAATTGTAGAATAAACCAAACCAAACCAGTCACGTGACATCACTTAGTCTTGATGAACCCTGCAATACATTATTTTTCTACTATACTACGAAACGCAGAAAAATATACTTGTAAATACTGTAGcaacattaacatgattaattaaATCATCTATAAGAATTCAAAACAGTCATGAATAAgcacaaatttatattttatattttttggctCATTGAagcaaattattcaaaattgtttgTTCAAACCAAGGTTAGAAATACAGGTCAGTTTGCAGAATTAAGGGGAAAATAGgtaatttgttgtttgtttgcaGTAGATTGTTGAaaaggatattttaaaatatgtttttttttttatatatttgtaggaAAAGGAAAGAAGAGGGGCTCATGATTTACTAGAAACAGAAACAATACACGCCAGTATTCTCAGACATAAATTACAGTTTCTACCACCATCAATTAAATCTGAGATAAAAGGTAAAATAGACATTGAAGATGAATTTCATGTCCAAATATACTATAGAATACTAAGAATATTGATTTAGTTcaaatttttgctttttaaatgtaaagaatatttttttaaagtttcaatttattgcagaaacaataaaataatgaaaataagaagaattCACGTTCTACAaataagacaattttttttaacaatttcatgattattttagAAGGATTATGTCTAATTATTGGATTATCAAAGATATGATAGCACTAAAAGTAAGATCTTTTTTATGATTGTAGAAGCTGTGTATTCAGCCAGACAGGACAATGCTGAGGCTTTagacaatttgaaaaagaagttagaatctataaataacaatataaaatatctaGAGGAGAGACAACATGACTTAGAGGGTGATTATAGTACCTTACTGTAAGTTTGACTTACTGGACTTATTACATAAACCATTAATGTGTTTACCAGCTTTTATTGCAAATGGTTAACTCCATTTAATTTCCATAGAGCTAGTTTAAAGTCACAAATTTTAGGATCCTTTAATCCAGACTTAACTAATCGATCAGATCGGTAATCGAACAATAATCGATCATATTTGATCAGTAATCGATTGATGACAAGAAGTCATCGATCAGTAATCGATTAAAACTCTCTCGGGAGTGTGATTGATTAGATTACTGATCGATTTAAGATTGATTACTGATGGATTAGTGATTGATTAAAGACAGATTagtgattttattattattgggAAAACAGTGCTATTCCAGAAATAAGCCACCCCCTTATGGAAGACATCAGTTGTGAAACAAAAAttccatgaaaatattttcaccATTGCCAAAAATTTCTGGAATTCCAGAATTTACTCAGTAATACATGTTTAAACAATATGCAGTTGTAACCAAGAGAAGGGTATCTAAAAGCTTAGTCCTAACATATTACTGattaaaaactacatttttgtaGGTTTACCCGTTTAATTAGTACAATAACTATGaggtcttgaaaggctattgtattttttcttttatgccTTTCATTTACGGATTGCATcaaagcaaaatttaaaatagccatccaagatgtcataattattgatataaaaaccTAATTATTATATGTGTGCATGTAACAAATTTGGTTGTagaggggtctaaatacagcacaactacattttccaaaagaccaaaagagtgaaaaaatagatttaaacaatAACATTTGACTTGAATATAGTAGTATATATATGCTTCCATggtttgataaatatttgatgtcttttaaggcagcaaccatttgattttctagggggggggggctatgggtttttttctacaataactgaaaacaaacttttttttccaaaaataaaaaaaatgaccaacaGAAGGGGTGGTCTCTGCTGAAAGTTTCTCTATAATCAacatatcccccccccccccatatcccccccccccgaaaatcaaatggttgctgcctaagtaAATGACCTTTGTTAACacatgaaaattaattttgacatATAATATCAGCTTCAGACACTTGTGATGTTAAAGATGAAAATTTAAACcaagttaatatatatttaaatctgtatttttcataaataaggaTTAATCAACACAAATAAATTGTGCAATTTGAAACTTTAGATGAGATTTAGGTTTTGTCcaaaaacattatttacaaatgCCAGATTTTAGGTCACAACTAAATAGCCAGAAAATTTACCAATTAACAGAAAATTGATACATCATTTATTCAAACACACTTGTTTGTCTTCACAGCAGGATATTGTAGAAGACTGACCAGAAATGACCAGCTGTGGACTATTACTCTACTATGGATTGCAAAatactgataaaaataaatagattgtTATCAGAGTCAGGAGTCAGTGGAAAACTGTCTATTGACTTTTGAATTTACATACAGAagatccccccttttttcttaaatttcaaaatagtcTTAATACAAGGCAAAAGTGGAGTATTTGTAGTTAGTGTTTTATTTTCACATGAAAGCATATATAACTAAAGATATAAAGtaaaatgattataaataagaaattaaaaatgtttttaaaaagaattgagTATGTGCCTGCTGTGTGTGtctgtcacaagtcaggagcctgtaattcagtgaatgtcgtttgtgtatgtgttacatatttgtttttttatataagtaagGCTGTTATATTCACCTTTGATATGTAGTTGCATAGTGCAACTACAAATCATTGTTCCGGCCTTTCATTGATATTGTGTAGCAAGCTTAGagttttttctgaaaatatgtTGATTAAAGAGAAACTTTCAGCAGAGACCACCCCTtctgtttatcattttttttattactgttttaGTTCattgatttttagctcaccaggcccgaagggccaagtgagcttttctcatcacttggcgtccgtcgtccggcgttaacttttacaaaaatcttctcctctgaaactactgggccaaattaaaccaaacttggccacaatcatcattgatgtatatagtttaaaagttgtgttttgttacctggccaaccaatcaagatggccaccatggctaaaaatagaacataggggtaaaatgcagtttttggcttataactcaaaaaccaaagcatttaaagcaaatctgacatggagtaaaattgtttatctggtctagatctatctgccctgaaatttttagatgaatcagacaacccgttgttgggttgctgcccctaaattggtaattttaaggatattttattgtttttggttattatcttgaatattattatagatggaaataaactgtaaacagcaataatgttcagcaaagtaagatttacaaataagtcaacatgaccaaaatggtcagttgactcctttaggagttattgccctttatagtcaatttttaaccttttttcgtaattctccatgatcttttgcaaaaatcttctcctctgaaactaccgggccaaattaatccaaacttggccacaatcatcaatgatgtatcatgtttaaaacttgtgttttgttacccggccaaccaaccaagatggcctccatggctaaaaatagaacataggggtaaaatgcagtttttggcttataactcaaaaaccaaaggatttagagcaaatctgacacgatgtataattgtttatctggtctagatgtatctgccctgaaatttttagatgaatcagacaactcattgttggattgctgcccctaaattggtaattttaaggatattttagtttttggttattatcttgaatattattatagatgaaaataaactgtaaacagcaataatgttcagcaaagtaagatttacaaataagtcaacatg comes from the Mytilus trossulus isolate FHL-02 chromosome 3, PNRI_Mtr1.1.1.hap1, whole genome shotgun sequence genome and includes:
- the LOC134709297 gene encoding uncharacterized protein LOC134709297, with the protein product MVRPRCNVCKKTVTIRQDAFQCDTCDNWQHRLCETDDTLPDQLTDAIDQPTYSVVDGASQRGKRKLVDVDGYTYTVKKGDSTTWWCSVRNKTTSCFATVLQKGDNFTAGRKSHCHTANPSTVTAVKITAQANKSGSPRCLQVCRCYCRDSYPPTFRPIPTSR